In the Dermochelys coriacea isolate rDerCor1 chromosome 23, rDerCor1.pri.v4, whole genome shotgun sequence genome, cacacacacacacacacagagtgcaggacccggcccctccagcagggggcgccagggACACACACAGCGCAGGGCctggcccctccagcagggggcgccagggACAGCCAGAGACACATGCAGTTTAATATCAGTCTAGGTGTAATTCCCACAGTAACATCAAGGcgctcacagccccgccccccccagctcacaGCCTGGTGCTGCCCCCCCATGTgcacagcagggggtgctgcccTCCCCTAGGAGGGGGTCATCCATGGTTCCGTTTGATGCAGTTCTGAATACAGCATTCTCCAGCCATAgtcggggagggggaagaagaggggttaTAGGGCTCAGCACCCTACACGCTGTGGGGCTAGGAATGGACAAGGCACTTTTCAGGGTGTCATGGGTTGTTCCCAGCCCAGGCAACATGCGTCAgctggagagggctggacagaGAGGGGTTTGCTGGGATGGATGAATAGAGGGGACAGGGGATGGACAGATAGAGGGGGTGTGGAAgaagggatggatagatggataaaggggtgtggggggatggatgaataagggagtgggggaagatgGGTGGATAGATATGGGGTGGGGGATGAATAGAGGAgttgggggatggatggatacagaggtgtgggggagggaagaatgagggggtggggggaagacagATGGATACAGGGATGGGGGATGAATAGAGGAgttgggggatggatggatacagAGGTGTAGGGGAGGGATGaatgaggaggtggggggaagatggatggatagatagatacaggGATGGCGGATGAATAGATAGAGGGgttgggggatggatggatggatacatgGGTGAGGGGGATGGATGAATAGatacaggggtggggggaagatagACGGATAGAtacaggggtgggggatggatgAATAAATAGAGGggttggggatggatggatgaatagatacaggggtggggggaagacggATGGATAGATACAGGGATGGACGGATAGGGGGGTGTGGGGCGGAAGATGGAAACATACCTACGATCAGATTGATGGATGGCATGAGGAACTGGGAATTTGCTGTAATATTTTTGAGGCCCATCTGTCCCTCTGTGCTTTGCGTGGCTCCCCCGCGGAGGTCGAAGGGTTACAAAGCTTCTCTCGGGACAGAGCCGGCACcgtgggggtggggccatggaccGCAGAGAGTGGGGTGAATGGGGTGTTAAAAGGGCAGCTGGAAGCGACCCCGATCGACGGAGGAACCACAAAGCCAACGTGCGCGCACACAGCGTAGGACCCGAGGAAGAACGGCCGCGCTGGGGCCAACCAAGGGTCCCGCCGGCCCAGTGGCTTGTTGCCACCAGTGGCCAGGGCCTGGTGCATCATggaaaaggaacagaacagggtgTCGCGTGAGCACCCCATCGACCGCTCCCGGCTTCGGACaggcagaggtttagggacacccagagctttggttgcctccctgccccaccagtgcTGGACCCACTCTCGAACCCTGTTCGACTTGTGCCCttcccagcatcccctggcagggagttccccaggttgacgGGGCTGCCAttggtttgttttcaacctgttgCCTGGTCATTTCATCGGCTGAGCCCAGCTTCTTGCCTCATGCGAAGGGGTAAATAGTCCCCGTTCCCCGGCTCCACCCCCGTCACATTTTCACAGCCTTCTGTCACATCCCCCCTCCGCCATCTCTCCCCCAACCTGAGCCGTGCCTGtccttttcatctctcctcagcCAGaagctgtgccagccccacatcATTTCTCTGACCTTCTCCACACCTTTCCCAACGCTAACAAATCTCTTTGGAGCTGGAGCGACCCGAACTGCCCGCCGAATTCAAGGGCTGGGCACGCCCTCGGTTTATAGAGCGGCATCAGGGTATTGTCGGTCCGATTCTCCCCCCTTTCCTCGTGGTCCCTAGCCTCCTTTTACGTGGCGTTTGCAGCGACCGATCCTGACTCCGCCATCTCTGTTAATCTAGATCCCTTCCTTGCATGCGTACGGCTGGGACGACGGTTTCCCACGTCGCGTTTATCACACCCCGTCCCCCCGTCTGTGAGATCTTTGGGGGCTCTTCACCGGGCGCTTTGGACTTAACGATCCGAAGTCATTTTGTCTCGTCTGCAAGTGTTCGCTTGGCGTTCGCCTCTTTTGCCTTTCTAAGTACTCTGCACAgcgcagacccctgggggactccCAGCTCGACTGCGCTCCGGTCTGAAAACCACCCCTTTGTCTCCTTTCTTTTCATCACCCACTGCACCACCAGCCCCCTTCCCTCTGGGCCCGGCCTGCTTTGCTTCAGAGCCTTGTCCAAGGACGCTAGACCCACCGACCCCCTTGGCCACATGTCAGGTACCCCCCTCGGATTCCAGCCGCTGGGCGAGAGCgggatttcccttcccccccaacccaccttcccccacctctcGGCGCCTTCTGCTCTGCCCTCAAGTTTCACCCTGTTGGCCTGGCATTGATGCTGGGCTTAAAAACCAGCCTCCCATTAGCCACCTGCCCCGGTTACATGTTGGGCAATTAACCCCCAAGGAGGGGACGCTCCGGCCTGGAGCCTAGCAGGGACAATGGGCCAAGGCTGCCATGGGTGGCAAACCTCGGGGCTCCCCACATCCGGGCAGCGCTGTCAGGGGGCACTGCAGAGGGtgaggggctggcttggggggtggTCAGCTGGGCAGAGctcctggggggaagagggggctggagcccaggggctCAGTCTTGGAACGGGGGAAGGGCATGGGGCCTGGCACTGATGGGCTGCTCCAAAGGACTAGTGAAAAGCTAGGGCATAGCAGCCCCCCTGGGGGAGCTGGGACTGATGGATagatgggagggcagggggatggatGTGTGCACAGGAGGACAGAGATGGACAGGGGCATGGGGGGTAGACAGGGGATGGATGTGTGTAGGGGGATGATAGAGGGAAGCACGGGGGGGACAGACAGATATGCACGTAGCCCATAGAAATGGTCGCTTTAGGGCAGGCAGAGCCCTCAGGAGGCATTTCTGTCTTGGGGGgcagcctctccccctcccttctctctcccttcccccacccccccacactctggctccccagggcccagctccgttcctgcctccccctccaagCATCGCCGGCGGGATTTGaaccctgatcccctcccctcccccgctgctgcgCAATACGGGCCCGGTTTTTGGGATGCTCTTCTGCAAAGCATGGGGGGGAGGCCCGCGCCAGCTCCCAAGTCCTTCCTGAGCGGGGGGGGCTCCTGGCATCTCTCCCCTGGGGGGCCTTCAGCAGGCGAGGTGGGCGCCCTCAGGGCCTCACTGGATCAGCGGGGCCGAGCGGTCGTTGGTCACCGTCCGCTTCAGCCTGACGTGAGCGAAGGGGTTagacctggggggtgggggaggggagagagagagagggcaggggtCATGGGGCCTCCATGGCAGTTGTAGGGGGGATAAATCCAGGTGCTAGTgcctacgggggggggggatcctgaTGGGTGGGGGGCCTCGCTGCTCTCACCTGGACTGGGAGGAGTTCAGGGGGCTCCCAAATTCGTTCGCTaactgggaagaggaaggagagaatcACATTAGCCGGAAGGTGagagggggggctgcagggggcagggcacgTGGCAATCACCAGGCTGGCCCTGTAATACACACATTTGCCCCCAGGTGGCAGCTGGCGGAGGGGACTGcagaagaatgtgtgtgtgggggggggttcctCAGTGGGGCCCCCTTGGTGGCAATTTGGGGGGCACTGGACAACCGACCAATTCGCTCCCTGCCTCGGTGCCATGCTGCCGGCCCCCTGCGACCCCAGCCTGGCTGGCACCCTGGGGGCGGGCAGGCCAAGCGCCACCAAGGCCATTGCAATGGAACGGCTCCTGAGGCTACGGTGAGCTACTGCCCCTGGAGGCGTGGCtgggtgctggggcgggggggtctcgAGGGTCGGGGCACACTCAAGGCTGGGCAGCAGGCTCCCAGGGGGAGGAGCTGTGCCCCGAGAGGAGCCGAGGGACCCCAGGGTCCAgcaagtggccagcaggggggcactcacctggaagcTCCTCCCCCAACTCACCTGTGACAGGTCGGGGTTCATCATGCTATAGGGGCGCTGGCGGAaggtgctggggcggggggagggggcgtagCGCAAGGCGTCCCCCCCATGGCCCCCCTCCAGGCTGGGGGCCACACACCCCGCTTTGTCCAGGGTCCCCGTGCTGCAGCTGTTGAGTTTGCTAAGgggaaaactgggggggggggggatgagaggCAGGATTAAAACGAGGCCCTGGAGCTGCACAGGTCCCCCCAACATacttccccccccagctccaatCTCCCCCTCTGTGCCCCATATCCTGCCACCAGCTCAGcatcaccccctccccatcccgctctgcccctcccatccccctaaCTCAGTAccactgccagccccccatctcctcccatcccctccaAACCCCATCCCCCCAGTCTCCTCCGTCGCCCCCTATTCCTCCTCTCCCATCACGTGGCacacccagcccccagctcacctGCCATGGGGTTTCTCAGGGGTCTCGGCAGGGGGGACAGGCCGGGTGTACGAGAAGGGGAACCAGCCtttcctggggatggggggagcagaggTCAGGCAGGACAGAGACATGCCCAGACCCTCCCCACAGAGGGCAGCTGAGGTCAcagccccacagagcccagcgAGGGCCTTGCCGGGACCCGGATCTGGACCAGTGActtagaacccaggagcccggaTCCATCATCCccggtctgggaggggagtgggggctagtggtgaggggagggggcttggagccaggactcctgggttctctccccagctgtggaggggaaggaggagagggctACTGGTTAGCAAGGGGAGGGGGGCGCTCACATGCGCGTGGCCTCGTTCTCCCCGTAGTGCCAGCCGTCCCGGGCCTCGGCCACCAGCAGCGCAATGACGTCGCCCTCCTGGAAGTTGAGCAGGGTGCTGCTCTCACCGGGTGCATGGGAGAACAAGGCCTGCACCCGGCGCCGCTCGGCCCACACCCCGCTCCGCGgcagggtcctgttctctgctggaggggggaaagaagggaggaGGGTCAGGCTGGGgattcccccccttcctgcccctggagAGGGGCCGAGAGACTGAGAAAGGGGCACATGGGGGATATGTGGGGGGTCTTATGGGGGGCCTTGGGTGTCCTGGGATACACACAAGGGAGCCTGGGGGGGGCCACCAGGGGACAGAGAtaaaagctggatggggggggagaggagaactcgggggtggggggccaTGTTGTGTGAGACTGGCCAGGAACCCACAgagcgccccccccacacacacagccccaatCTCCTTCCCAGCCCCGGCCGGGTCAGCCCAGGGTATGAAATCGGAACAAGCCGCTCAGTGCCGGACTCTTAATTGGCTTAGGCTGGGCAAAGCGCCCagacctggggggtgggggtggggcagcatcCCCCCAGAATGGggtcaccttccccccccccaacaactccCCACGGAGCCTGCATCATGTGCCAGGGAGGCTGGAAACCGGTGGGGGCTGGGACGCCCCCATGTAGGATCACATGCGAGACGAGCCGGTCAGGCTCAGCTCCAGCAGCAAATGTGTCTGAGCTGGCCAGCTCagaccagggctgggctagcagggggctgtgggtcaggagtgaggggcactggctgggcttgggggagcaggactgggctaggagggggctgcgggttgggagtgaggggcactggcagggaagggctgggctagcagggcctgcaggtcgggagtgaggggcacgggcagggctcgggggagcagggctgagctagcagggggctgcgggttgggagtgaggggcaccggtgggCACTTACTGAGCATGGCGAGGCGGGTCTCCGCAGAGGCTTTGCGAGGGATGGGCAGGGTACAAGAGTAGCCGTCGCTGGCCCTGGGCGGCGGGGGGGTCTGCGTGGCTGGTGCGGGCTGTGGGGCCGGCAGGCCTAGCGGGACAGTGAGGGGCTCTCTGGCAGGTGGGGGCCCCAGGTCACGGGAGCCCCGGGTGCGGTGAGAGTCGCCGTTGGGGAGCGGAGTCGCTTCCTGCAGTGAGACGCGCTGCAGAGGGAGAGACGGAGGGCAGGGGCTCTGCTCACTGGGGATCAGGGACACCCACCCAGCTGGGCTTGGGGACCCAGGAGGCCGAGTCACCCTCCCAGGGGCTCTGCCCTTGCAgaatgaacccaggagtccgggtcACTGTCCTAGCTGGGAATGAGGACCCAGGACGCCAAGTCACTGCCAGGGGGACCCTACCCCTCTCCCGTACTGTCCAAGTCACCATCCCTGTCCAGAAGGGGACCCAGGAATCCGGGTCTCTCCCGAGGGGCCCCACCCCCTGGCGATGGCGCCCCTCCCCCGTGGACAGAGACATACATGGTTGAGGGctagccccccactccccagcaggggCGCCAGCTCCGGGGGCAcctccaggggctggggggcaggcagcGGGTCGGAGACGGCGGGCGCGGCGGGGCTGTTGGCCGTCTGCTTCACCAGGGCCAGAGCGCGGTCGGGCAGGCGGGTGGGCTGGACGCAGGACTGTTGCCAGCCGGGCAGCTTGGCCCCCAGCAGCTCCTTCacctgcgggggggggcagagatgggTGAGGGGACAGAATGGGGGGGCCTACACTGCCCCTCGTGCCCACCCAGGGGAGCCCCCACCCTTACGGggctcccactcccccccactcagcccacaGCGCGACTCCCAACCTGGGCCCCATAGGAACTACACcactccccctccatccccctaaCATGGGGCCTGTGGGGGCGGAGGAATACGGGGTGGAAGAATATAGGGAGTGCATGACCTCTCCCCAGCGGGTGGAAGGAGACGGGGCGGAGGGATACGGGGAGAAGGTGACCTCCCCCCAGTGGGTGGAGGGATACAGGGCGGAAGGATATGGGGGGgaaagccccctccccagcaggtgGAGGGATACGGGGTGTGCGTGCCCCTCCACTGGGGGCGGAGGGATACGGGGAGTGCGTGACCTCTCCCCAGCGGGTGGAAGGATACAGGGCGGAGGGATACGGGGTGTGTGTGCCCCCCCAGGGGCGGAGGAATACGGGGTGTGCGTGCCCCTCCAGGGGCGGAGGAATACGGGGAGTGCGTGACCTCTCCCCAGCGGGTGGAAGGATACAGGGCGGAGGGATACGGGGTGTGTGTGCCCCCCCAGGGGCGGAGGAATACGGGGTGTGCGTGCCCCTCCAGGGGCGGAGGAATACGGGCAGTGCGTGACCTCTCCCCAGCGGGTGGAAGGATACAGGGCGGAAGGATATGGGGTGgaaagccccctccccagcaggcgGAGGGATACGGGGCGGAGGGATACAGGGTGTGCGTGCCCCTCCCCTGGGGGCGGAGGGATACGGGGAGTGCGTGACCTCTCCCCAGAGGGTGGAAGGATACGGGGCAGAGGGACACGGGGTGTGCGTGGCCCCCCCGGGGGCGGAGGGATACGGGGAGTGTGTGACCTCTCCCCAGCGGGTGGAAGGATACGGGGCGGAGGGATATGGGGTGTGCGTGCCCATCCCTTGGGGGCGGAGGGATACGGGGGGGGCGGCTCACCTTGGCGTGGTAGGCACCGAAGTGCTTGGACACAGCGCATTGGCGATCCACCAGGAACGAGTACCGGCGGCGCTCCTCCGTCAGGGCAGCCTTGTATCCCTCCGCCACAAAGCGGTCCAGCTCGCTCTGCTTGGCGCTCATAACTTCCACATACTGGGAGCGGGGGGAGAAAAGAGTCCCAAGGGGGCATcagagcatggggaggggggctgaatCACCCCAATATCAGACCTCACCACCTCAGAGCTGGGCCTAGATATCAACCCTGTATCCGACCACAGATAATCCCCCGCATATTGGCCTGACACCCCATATCAAACCCCATATAGCCCCCCACATCAGACCCCAAATAGCCCCCCACATCAGACCTGGACACCCCACATTGGACCCCAAATAACCCCCCCCATCAGGCCCTGACTGGATTCGGTGGGAGAAGGGTTAACACTCCCCCACACACTCCTCTGCCACCCCTCCCCCTAGCAGGccttggtggggggaagggttacCACCATCCTCCCCCCTTgcccaccccacttccccctcctccccctggcaGCCTGTAGAATGGGGGCCGTGACCCCGAAGTAATGGTTCCCCAGGCAATGGGTGTCGACAAAGGGGGGCCTTCCGGAGCCAAGGCGGGGAGCggacagaggggaggggaaggagcaggcgcCTGATATGCtaatgaggggggaggggaatgagtgGGGGGGACCCTTGAGCAGAGGCGAGGGGGGGCAGAGAGCTACAGCGGGGGGGCCAGGAGACACTTGCCAGAAACTATTCCACTCTGCATCCCCCAATTgtgtctcctcccaccccccgtgTGGCCCCCCTCAGCGTTCCCCCCCCGTGCGCgttccacccccaacccccccgaGTCCATCCACCCAAAGCCCCTTATGGAGATTAGGGTCCCAGGCACCAGCTGGCCAAAGAATGTTAAAACCCTTCGGAGCCGCGAGCCCCTCGGGTCCCCAGTCCCACCCGCGCCCCGAGCCACTGTTCCCAAGACAGCAACGCTCGCCTCTGCCCGCCGGGGgcgctgcagggagtggggcgggggagctCCCGGCCTCCAGCGGGACATCCTGCTGCGGTTTCCGGCCGGACGTGAGGGCCCTGTGTCTCCTGCGGGAGCCTGGCCGATCCCATTGTTTTCCCAAGCTCTGCCCCTCGCTGCCAGGAGCCCCTTGGGGGGCTGCGGGAGAGGGACATTGCGGCCTGGGgtcctttctgcccccccccccccccaaatcagccAGCCCTGGAGGTATAGAGGCTTTCGCCAGTGTCTGAGTGCCCACGCATGTGCCCGcgggtgggtgtgggtgtctgTCACGTGTGTACCGTTCGTGACACGTCTACCCCGTTCCAGCCTGGGGACACCGTGTGCGTCACGCGTGTTAGCGTTTCCCCGTGTTTGAGCATGTCGGGCTCATGTGTGGGCGTGTTCGGGGCGGCTCCACTGCTGTCTAGCCCGGGCCGAGCGTGCCGCGCGTGCGAGCGTGGGACTGGACAGGAACGTCAccatgtggggggaaggggagggtctcGGCCCTGTGGGGCAGACCCCTATGCCAGACCTTGCTCCCAGATTAAGTGCCCTCCAACCGGATTTaccctccccagcacctcctggttCCCACCCCCCTGAGAGCCCCTCCCCCTGTAGCCCCCCCTCTCCTACACCTCatggtcccccccaccccagccccactccccccctcACCTGCACCTCGCGGTCCCCATATTTCTGGGGGTTCTTGCTGCTCTGGCATTTCTTGCGCAGTTTCTTCAGCTCGGCTTGACACTTTTCAATGGCCTCCACCTTGGCCCGGTGCTCGCTCTGGTACTTCTTCAGGGTAGCCTGCGGGGGCGCCAGAGAgcgggggtatgtgtgtgggggggagtgagcTCGccccagggatggggcagggtgggggtggggagaaagagaacGGGACTTCCCAGGACCATCAGCACAGCCGGCTCGGTCTGCACAGTGCCCAGTACAatagggacccccccccccacagatctCAGTTAGAGGGGTTCTATGCACTGTGATGGGGACCCCCCCAGACCCAAGTCACGGGGGGTGCAAGTGTGTGCAGCACCCAGTGTGACAGGGACCCCAATCTGTGTCTGAATTTATGAATGGTGCaattggagaaactgaggcagggagagggcaAACGCCTTTCACGGCCACAATGGGCAGAACCgtttggtgggggtgggaaattgGAAAGGGGAAAATGGGGGGCACACAGCGGGGGCTGGGCGGATAAgggcgcagggaggggcaggcaccggcctgggggggggccctgcagggctggggggaaccGTATGGTGGGGGCACTCTCACCAGCAGGTACTTGACATCCAGCTCCAGTTTCTGCTCCAGCTGGGCCAGCAACTCCGAGTGGAAAAGCTTCAGCTGCaagcaggcaggcgggggggaagggggcacagaGTGGGGGACAGTGAATAAgggatcccttcccccccagtaCAACTCCCCCATAATATCCCCCCCTCATGTCATCCCAACCCCCTTGGTATCCCCCCCGGACTCAGCTGAGAACGCAGGGTCCCATCCTCGCCCCCGACTGTTCTCCGGGAATGAGAAGTTCTGGGTACAGGGGGGTCTTGTGGGTGGGGGTCGGGGGGACTGAGaaggcagcagggctgggtgggaggtGCCCCAGGGCTTTGGGGAGGGGAACCGGGGGAAGAGATAACGCGATGCGGGGAGATACTCACAGTTTCctccagctgcacctggatctgCCGATGCACCTCAGCCATCTGGAACAGGGTGTCCCCTGCGGGATGGGAAAACGATGGGGGAGCGTTAATCCATCCCATAATTCCCCACATGGCCAAAGGGCCCATCCCCGTCTGACCCCCACACCCGAGGCCTCGCTTGCCATTTCCACCTGTGTGTGAGCCGGGCCCCTCCCCGTTAACACACATGCCCGGTGCTCACACACTAACCATGGCGAGTGGGGCCGGCTGTCTCCCCCACCTGGTCACACAATGCGGAGGCTCCCTGCAATcacccccaggctgccctgcaaCTCGCACTCTGCCCATTGGTGCACACCCACCTCCCGGTTCCTGCCATCTGCgcacacccccacacccaaaaCCTGCCACGATTTGCACACGCACAATCCCCTCTCCAAATTCCCAAACACTCACCACTGGCTCCACCCCCGCACACCCCTCTTCACACTGCTCACCAGCCGCTCACCCCCCCGCATGGACCCCCCATTGTGCACATAACCCCCCATGTATGACACATGCCCCTGTGTGCATTCCATGCGCCCACGCCCCCAATGTGCCCcatggccccctcccccagaggcagagagagacaatccccccttcagctcccctcactccaccccaccACCTATTTGAGCCCCCCCCATCTCTcaactcccccttccctcccaccaggcaggtcacaccctgggggagggggaatttggGCTCTGGAAGcagagtgtgtatgtgggggggaaaGGTGTGTTGGGGAACTGGCCCCTCAGGCCGTGAAGGGTTAAAGCTGGAACCTTGGGCTGGGGGGGGTTGCTAGGCAAGGCGAAGGGAGATGAAGGGGGATGGCTGGGCCTTGAGCTAtggtagtggtggggggggggcatttctCCGGACACAGatatctccccccgccccccccccagtctgcaAGGCCGGCCCAGTCCCGGACAGGGGAGGGGAAACGGGAGGAAATCACAACTTCCAGCAAGAAAACagcagcttcctgcagcaggaAGCCCCCAGCACGGAgaccagggggtggggtgggatgccAGGGCCGATGGGCCCATAGTTCTGATCCAGGCGGGCAGGGAGGAGGCACGacaccggggtagatgggcctgTGAGTCTGACCTGGAGCAGAaggcccagccctctccccccacccacccaccccgcctccgccccacagccctgtcccctaGGCATCACTTACCCAGTTCCTTGGACCCTTGGCTGTCGCTGGCCAATTCCCCCAGTTTCACCAGGGCGTCGAAATAACCCTTGGCCGCTACAGTCACCCCTGCCGGGGCAGAGAGAGCAGGAGGGAGTGATTGACACGGGGCCTTTAC is a window encoding:
- the LOC119847341 gene encoding brain-specific angiogenesis inhibitor 1-associated protein 2-like isoform X4 produces the protein MSRSDEVNRLTESVYRVILDQFNPGLRSFVTMGKSYQRALSGDTLFQMAEVHRQIQVQLEETLKLFHSELLAQLEQKLELDVKYLLATLKKYQSEHRAKVEAIEKCQAELKKLRKKCQSSKNPQKYGDREVQYVEVMSAKQSELDRFVAEGYKAALTEERRRYSFLVDRQCAVSKHFGAYHAKVKELLGAKLPGWQQSCVQPTRLPDRALALVKQTANSPAAPAVSDPLPAPQPLEVPPELAPLLGSGGLALNHRVSLQEATPLPNGDSHRTRGSRDLGPPPAREPLTVPLGLPAPQPAPATQTPPPPRASDGYSCTLPIPRKASAETRLAMLTENRTLPRSGVWAERRRVQALFSHAPGESSTLLNFQEGDVIALLVAEARDGWHYGENEATRMKGWFPFSYTRPVPPAETPEKPHGSFPLSKLNSCSTGTLDKAGCVAPSLEGGHGGDALRYAPSPRPSTFRQRPYSMMNPDLSQLANEFGSPLNSSQSRSNPFAHVRLKRTVTNDRSAPLIQ
- the LOC119847341 gene encoding brain-specific angiogenesis inhibitor 1-associated protein 2-like isoform X1, translated to MSRSDEVNRLTESVYRVILDQFNPGLRSFVTMGKSYQRALSGVTVAAKGYFDALVKLGELASDSQGSKELGDTLFQMAEVHRQIQVQLEETLKLFHSELLAQLEQKLELDVKYLLATLKKYQSEHRAKVEAIEKCQAELKKLRKKCQSSKNPQKYGDREVQYVEVMSAKQSELDRFVAEGYKAALTEERRRYSFLVDRQCAVSKHFGAYHAKVKELLGAKLPGWQQSCVQPTRLPDRALALVKQTANSPAAPAVSDPLPAPQPLEVPPELAPLLGSGGLALNHRVSLQEATPLPNGDSHRTRGSRDLGPPPAREPLTVPLGLPAPQPAPATQTPPPPRASDGYSCTLPIPRKASAETRLAMLTENRTLPRSGVWAERRRVQALFSHAPGESSTLLNFQEGDVIALLVAEARDGWHYGENEATRMKGWFPFSYTRPVPPAETPEKPHGSFPLSKLNSCSTGTLDKAGCVAPSLEGGHGGDALRYAPSPRPSTFRQRPYSMMNPDLSQLANEFGSPLNSSQSRSNPFAHVRLKRTVTNDRSAPLIQ
- the LOC119847341 gene encoding brain-specific angiogenesis inhibitor 1-associated protein 2-like isoform X3: MSRSDEVNRLTESVYRVILDQFNPGLRSFVTMGKSYQRALSGVTVAAKGYFDALVKLGELASDSQGSKELGDTLFQMAEVHRQIQVQLEETLKLFHSELLAQLEQKLELDVKYLLATLKKYQSEHRAKVEAIEKCQAELKKLRKKCQSSKNPQKYGDREVQYVEVMSAKQSELDRFVAEGYKAALTEERRRYSFLVDRQCAVSKHFGAYHAKVKELLGAKLPGWQQSCVQPTRLPDRALALVKQTANSPAAPAVSDPLPAPQPLERVSLQEATPLPNGDSHRTRGSRDLGPPPAREPLTVPLGLPAPQPAPATQTPPPPRASDGYSCTLPIPRKASAETRLAMLTENRTLPRSGVWAERRRVQALFSHAPGESSTLLNFQEGDVIALLVAEARDGWHYGENEATRMKGWFPFSYTRPVPPAETPEKPHGSFPLSKLNSCSTGTLDKAGCVAPSLEGGHGGDALRYAPSPRPSTFRQRPYSMMNPDLSQLANEFGSPLNSSQSRSNPFAHVRLKRTVTNDRSAPLIQ
- the LOC119847341 gene encoding brain-specific angiogenesis inhibitor 1-associated protein 2-like isoform X2; its protein translation is MSRSDEVNRLTESVYRVILDQFNPGLRSFVTMGKSYQRALSGVTVAAKGYFDALVKLGELASDSQGSKELGDTLFQMAEVHRQIQVQLEETLKLFHSELLAQLEQKLELDVKYLLATLKKYQSEHRAKVEAIEKCQAELKKLRKKCQSSKNPQKYGDREVQYVEVMSAKQSELDRFVAEGYKAALTEERRRYSFLVDRQCAVSKHFGAYHAKVKELLGAKLPGWQQSCVQPTRLPDRALALVKQTANSPAAPAVSDPLPAPQPLEVPPELAPLLGSGGLALNHRVSLQEATPLPNGDSHRTRGSRDLGPPPAREPLTVPLGLPAPQPAPATQTPPPPRASDGYSCTLPIPRKASAETRLAMLKNRTLPRSGVWAERRRVQALFSHAPGESSTLLNFQEGDVIALLVAEARDGWHYGENEATRMKGWFPFSYTRPVPPAETPEKPHGSFPLSKLNSCSTGTLDKAGCVAPSLEGGHGGDALRYAPSPRPSTFRQRPYSMMNPDLSQLANEFGSPLNSSQSRSNPFAHVRLKRTVTNDRSAPLIQ
- the LOC119847341 gene encoding brain-specific angiogenesis inhibitor 1-associated protein 2-like isoform X5; its protein translation is MSRSDEVNRLTESVYRVILDQFNPGLRSFVTMGKSYQRALSGVTVAAKGYFDALVKLGELASDSQGSKELGDTLFQMAEVHRQIQVQLEETLKLFHSELLAQLEQKLELDVKYLLATLKKYQSEHRAKVEAIEKCQAELKKLRKKCQSSKNPQKYGDREVQYVEVMSAKQSELDRFVAEGYKAALTEERRRYSFLVDRQCAVSKHFGAYHAKVKELLGAKLPGWQQSCVQPTRLPDRALALVKQTANSPAAPAVSDPLPAPQPLEVPPELAPLLGSGGLALNHRVSLQEATPLPNGDSHRTRGSRDLGPPPAREPLTVPLGLPAPQPAPATQTPPPPRASDGYSCTLPIPRKASAETRLAMLTENRTLPRSGVWAERRRVQALFSHAPGESSTLLNFQEGDVIALLVAEARDGWHYGENEATRMKGWFPFSYTRPVPPAETPEKPHGSFPLSKLNSCSTGTLDKAGCVAPSLEGGHGGDALRYAPSPRPSTFRQRPYSMMNPDLSQV